The window CCCATGTAGCGGGTGTGCACCACCGGGACGCCCGCGGCGATCAACGCGTCGGCGTAGTCGGCGCCCTCGTCACGCAGGGCGTCGTACTCCGCGGTGATCACCAGGGTGGGCGGCATGCCGGACAGGTCGGCCACCGCGAGCGGCGACACGTCCGGGGTGAGCCGGCGCACCGGATCGGGGACGAACGTCTCCCAGGCCAGTTTCATCGAGGCCCGGTCCAGCCCGTACTCCCCCACCTCGTCATACGACTCGGCGGAGGTGAGCGGGTCGAGGGCCGGGTAGATGAGCACCTGGAAGTCGAGCGGGGTGGCGGCGTCCCGCTGGCGACGGGCGGTGACCGTGGCGAGCTGGCCGCCCGCACTGTCGCCGCCGATCGCGAGCCGGGACACGTCCAGGCCCAGGTCGCCGCCGGACTTGCGCAGGTAGCGCAGAACGGTCTCGGCGTCGTCCAGCGCGGCCGGATACACGTGCTCGGGCGCCAACCGGTAACCGGCCGACACCACGGCACAGCCGGACCGGTCGGCGACCCGGCGGCAGAACCTGTCGACCGTCTCGATGCTGCCGTAGCACCAGCCGCCGCCGTGCAGGTAGACCAGCACCGGAGTGCCGATCCTGGTGGCGTAGAGGCGGCAGGGCACCCCGTCGGCGTCGAAGTCGGCGACCACCGGCAGCGGCAACGCCGGCCCGGTCTCCGCCTCGTTCGAATCCTCCATCGCGGCCCGGACGCCGAGCAGCCGCTGGTACGGGTCGGCGGCGAGCTCCTCCGGGCTGGGCCGCCGCCGGAGCTGGGCGGCGGCCTCGACCTGCGGGTGCAGCATCAGCGGATGTCGGCCACGACCAGGCCGCCCCGAGCCTTCGGGGTGAACCAGGTGCTCTTGCGTGGCAGCTTGAGCCGCTCCAGGTTGACCTCGACGAAGTCGTCGACGGTCACCGGGGCGATCAGGATGGCCAGCTCGGCCCGGCCGGACTCGACCTCGCCGCGCAGCCACTCGACCGGGTAGTCGCCGCCGATGTAGGCGATCCGCTTGTCACCGGCGTCCAGCCCGAGCGCGTCCCGCAGCAGGATGCGCTCGACCAGGGCGTGATCCAGGTTCTCCACCGAGGTGCCGGCCGGGTCGGCCGGTAGCTCGACCGCGAACGTGCGGCCTCCGCCGTACAGCTCGATGGTGCCCTTGATCGGAAGCTGCGCGACGCGCGGCAGCTCGGTGACCGTCGCACCGGCCGCGCGCAGCCGCTCGAGAAGCTCGTCGAGCGACGCCGGCAGCTCGCTGACCAGGCGGTTGTAGGGCTGGATGAAGACCGACGCGGGGGTGGTGACGACGGCCAGGAAGCGCTCCAGGCCGCCGGTCTGTGCGGCGAGGCTGCGGTGGTTGCCGTCGGCGACCACCAGCTCGCCGCCGCCGGCCAGGGCGAGCAGGCGATCCTGCAGCTCGCCGGGGCCGACCGGCCAGATGGCATGGGTCCGCCCGGCGCCGTCCACGTCGGTCGTGGCCGGCTCGCCCGCGGCGTCGATGGCCTCGGCCAGCGCGGCGTGCAGCTCCTCGCCGCGGCCGGTCTGCAGCAGCAGCACCGGGGAGAGCAGGGCGCCCACCGACTCGGCGAGAGCGACGCGCTCGCGCACCTTGCTGATGAAGACGTCCTCATTGCGGATGACCAGGCCGGGCTCGTCGGCGCTGGTGGAGATCTGACCGGTCTCGACCATGCTCCACAGGCCGTACGCGGGCGCCTCGCCCGGCGCGGATATGCGGTAGAGCACCACCACGTGCTCCGCCTGCCGGTACTTCTCCTCGGCCTGATCACGCTGCAGACGGACGACGGCGTCCGGCAGGGACTCGAGGAAGGACTTCCCGAGGGACTCGGGCGCGAGGTGCGGCATCTCCACGGCAAGCGCGCTGTGCGGGTTGCCCTTGATGATGTCGGTGATTTCGGCGTCGTCGGCGAACTCGTCGTAATTCTGGGCCCCGGTACCTCCGTTGGTGATCCAGGCCAGTTTGATCGGGTGCACGACCGTCATGGCACGCAACTTACCCGGCGAAGCTTGGGTACCTAACCACCGGCATAGTCCCCCGTGACCTGCTCAACTGTGACGCGCGGTGCAGATTCACCGGCCGTTCCGCGGGTCGTGCCGTCACGGTCACCGGCGGAGCGAGCATAATCGCCACCTCAGGGGGCAAATCGGCCCAGACGCCGCGCTGGACACTGATGCTCGAACCGACCGAGTTGCTTTCCGGCATTACCCGCCTCCGTGTTGGATGAGGTGTAGGTCACCCCATCCAACGACGGATCTTCGGCAAAGCGTCGCTTTTCCTTGCGACTACCACCGAACAGCAACCTTCAGTCGAAGATCGGCCCGAGGTCGCGGCTGCGCTTGAGCTCGTAGAAGCCGGGCGTACCGGCCACCAGGACCACACCGTCCCACAGCTTGCCGGCCGCCTCACCCTTCGGCGCCGGGGTGATGACCGGACCGAAGAAGGCGACCGTCTCGCCCGGGTTGGGACCCGGCGCGTGGATCACCGGGGTGCCCACGTCGGTGCCGACCGGCTTCATACCGGCGTTGTGGCTGGCCCGCAGCGCCTCGTCACGGGTGTCGGTGAGAGCGGCGTCGGCCAGGCTCGGGTCGAGGCCGACCTCGGCCAGCGCCTCCTGGAACAGCTTCGGGTCCTGCGTGTCGTACTTCTGCAGGTGGATCCGGGTGCCGAGGGCGGTGTAGAGGTCACGCAGCACGGCCGGACCGGCCGCCTCGGCGGCGGCGATGCAGACCCGGACCGGGCCCCAGCCCTTGGCCAGCAGCTGCTTGTAGTTGTCGGGGAGCTCGTCGCGGCCCTCGTTGAGGACGGACAGGCTCATCACGTTGAACCGGACGTCCAGTGGACGGACCTTCTCCACCTCCAGCAGCCAGCGGGAGGTGATCCAGGCCCACGGGCAGAGCGGGTCGAACCACATGTCGACGGTGGCACGTTGAGTCATGGCTCGATCTTCCACCCTCATCCGGGCACGGTCGGGGTGAGTTACGTCGCCGTGTCCGCATAGGCTGCGGGTAAAGCAATCAGCTGTCAGCTCGAAGGAGAGTGCACGTGGCCGGTGTTCACAACCTGACCCAGGTCGAGGCTGCGGAGCGTGGTCGATTGCTCGAGGTGACGGGGTACGACATCACCCTTGACCTGACCGACGGGCACGGCAACCCCGGCTCCGACACGTTCCGGTCCACCACAGTGATCAACTTCAGGTGTGCCGAGCCGGGTGCGTCGACGTTCATCGAGGCGGCCGCGGCGCGGATCAACGCCGCCACGCTCAACGGCGCGCCGCTGGATCTCAGTGCCTGGACCGCGGAGAAGGGCCTGGTGCTGCCCGGTCTCGCCGCGGAGAACACCCTCGTCGTCGACGGGGACTTCGGATATTCGGCGAGCGGGCAGGGGCTCCAGCGCAGCCTCGACCCGGTCGACAAGGAGGTCTACCTCTACAGCCAGTTCGAGACGGCGGACGCGCAGCGGGCGTACGCCTGCTTCGACCAGCCCGACCTCAAGAGCGTCTACACGTGGCACGTGACGGCGCCGGGGCACTGGAAGGTCGTCTCGAACATGCCGGTGGCGTCCGAGGAGGCGGCCGCGTTCGGCGCCAAGACGGTGCACTTCACCACCTCGCCGCGGATGAGCACCTACATCACGGCGATCTGCGCCGGGCCGTACCACGAGGTCCGCGACTCGCACGACGGCATCGAGCTGGGCGTCTTCTGCCGTGCCTCGATGGCCCGCTACCTGGACGCCGACGACCTGTTCCTGATCACCAAGCAGGGCTTCGACTTCTTCCACGACAAGTTCGGCGTGCGGTACCCGCTGCCCAAGTACGACCAGCTGTGGGTGCCCGACTTCAACGCCGGCGCGATGGAGAACTTCGGCTGCGTCACCCACGCCGAGTCGCACTACATCTTCCGCTCGCAGGTCACCGACTACGAGTACGAGCAGCGCGCCAACACGATCCTGCACGAGCTCGCCCACATGTGGTTCGGCGACCTCGTCACCATGCGCTGGTGGAACGACCTGTGGCTGAACGAGTCGTTCGCCGAGTGGGCCAGCCACTGGTGCAACACCGAGGCCACCCGGTTCGGCGACGCCT of the Actinoplanes sichuanensis genome contains:
- a CDS encoding mycothiol-dependent nitroreductase Rv2466c family protein; translated protein: MTQRATVDMWFDPLCPWAWITSRWLLEVEKVRPLDVRFNVMSLSVLNEGRDELPDNYKQLLAKGWGPVRVCIAAAEAAGPAVLRDLYTALGTRIHLQKYDTQDPKLFQEALAEVGLDPSLADAALTDTRDEALRASHNAGMKPVGTDVGTPVIHAPGPNPGETVAFFGPVITPAPKGEAAGKLWDGVVLVAGTPGFYELKRSRDLGPIFD
- a CDS encoding alpha/beta hydrolase: MLHPQVEAAAQLRRRPSPEELAADPYQRLLGVRAAMEDSNEAETGPALPLPVVADFDADGVPCRLYATRIGTPVLVYLHGGGWCYGSIETVDRFCRRVADRSGCAVVSAGYRLAPEHVYPAALDDAETVLRYLRKSGGDLGLDVSRLAIGGDSAGGQLATVTARRQRDAATPLDFQVLIYPALDPLTSAESYDEVGEYGLDRASMKLAWETFVPDPVRRLTPDVSPLAVADLSGMPPTLVITAEYDALRDEGADYADALIAAGVPVVHTRYMGVNHGFARKLATIDAARAAADQVASALRSALTF
- a CDS encoding DUF1015 family protein, yielding MTVVHPIKLAWITNGGTGAQNYDEFADDAEITDIIKGNPHSALAVEMPHLAPESLGKSFLESLPDAVVRLQRDQAEEKYRQAEHVVVLYRISAPGEAPAYGLWSMVETGQISTSADEPGLVIRNEDVFISKVRERVALAESVGALLSPVLLLQTGRGEELHAALAEAIDAAGEPATTDVDGAGRTHAIWPVGPGELQDRLLALAGGGELVVADGNHRSLAAQTGGLERFLAVVTTPASVFIQPYNRLVSELPASLDELLERLRAAGATVTELPRVAQLPIKGTIELYGGGRTFAVELPADPAGTSVENLDHALVERILLRDALGLDAGDKRIAYIGGDYPVEWLRGEVESGRAELAILIAPVTVDDFVEVNLERLKLPRKSTWFTPKARGGLVVADIR